The genomic window CTGGCTCAGCTGCCATCTACGGTCTGCGCGGAAAGAAGGATGTGTCTGTCTTCATCATGCATCCGGAGGGCAAAGTCAGCCCTGTCCAGGAGGCACAGATGACCACTGTCCTTGACGCGAACGTGCACAACTTGGCCGTGGACGGCACATTCGATGACTGCCAGGTACGCCAATACCTCACGACAGTACTCAAGTCAGCTAACGTTTTTGCAGGATTTCGTCAAGGCTCTCTTCGCCGACCCTGAAATCAACAAGACTCACCGCCTCGCTGCCGTGAACTCCATCAACTGGGCGCGTATCCTCGCCCAGATCACATACTTTTTCTACTCTTACTTTGACCTCGTCAAGTCTGAGTCCTTCCTTCCCGCTTCGGCTGTCCGTTTCGTCGTGCCCACCGGAAACTTTGGTGACATCCTCGCCGGATATTTCGCGAAGCGCATGGGTCTGCCTGCCGAGAAGTTGGTCATTGCAACCAACGAGAACGATATCCTACATCGCTTTTGGGAATCTGGAAAAtacgagaagaagaaggtgcACGGCAGGCAAGCTGAGGGCGGTCTGGTTGAGGATGGCGTCAAGGCACATGAGGACGGCGTGAAGGAGACACTCAGCCCAGCTATGGACATCCTTGTGTCGTCCAACTTCGAGCGTCTGTTGTGGTTCCTCGCGTATGATGTCTACAGCACGTCTTCAGATGCGGTCTCACAGCGACGCAGCCAGGCAGGCGACCACGTCCGACAGTGGCTGAGCGACCTGAAGACTGAAGGCGGCTTCGCTGTTGACTCGCAGATCCTCAAGAAGGCCCAGTCTGATTTCGCCTCGTACCGTGTCAGCGATGACGAGACCATCAAAACCATTAAGAATATTTTCCACGCAGGCCCGTCGAAGAGCTACGTGCTTGACCCTCACTCCGCTATCGGTATCGCAGCTGCCCTCCAGTCTGCTGAGGTCTCAAAGCCTCCCTCCACACACCATATCGCGCTCGCGACAGCACACCCTGCCAAATTTGCAAATGCTGTTGAGCTCGCATTGCCTGAGCAGAAGGAGTACTTCAAGGAGAAGGTGCTGCCCAACGAATTCAAGGGTCTTGAGGACAAGCCCAGGAGAGTCAGCCATGCTAAGAAGTCGGAAGGCTGGCAAGGCGTACGCAAGATTGTCGTCGCTGAGGTAGAAGCTGAGCTACAAGCTGCTGAGCAGGAGGGCCAGTAGGGATTTGAGATGACGATTTGCATGTGATAGACGCGTTTTTGCATATTGAATAGATGGGCGCGTTACACCGGGGAAATATAAATCTATTTACGTTCAACAACCATTCTACATACGAGAAAAAAGAGTGCTCAAGTTCGCGAACTAGCACAGCTACTGTCCCTCGTCACCAAGCGTAGGGCTGACGCCCCACGCCCAAGCTCCAAGCTTTACCCCGCCGTCCCATGTCTCACATCC from Ascochyta rabiei chromosome 2, complete sequence includes these protein-coding regions:
- a CDS encoding Threonine synthase, coding for MSSHTASQRYLSTRGGSYDFSFEEVVLKGLASDGGLFIPEEIPTLPDDWASKWQNLSFEDLAYEIFSRYISSSEIPPADLKDIIHRSYSTFRAKDVTPTVTLDKEKNIHLLELFHGPTFAFKDVALQFLGNLFEYFLVRRNQNKSGRDREHLTVIGATSGDTGSAAIYGLRGKKDVSVFIMHPEGKVSPVQEAQMTTVLDANVHNLAVDGTFDDCQDFVKALFADPEINKTHRLAAVNSINWARILAQITYFFYSYFDLVKSESFLPASAVRFVVPTGNFGDILAGYFAKRMGLPAEKLVIATNENDILHRFWESGKYEKKKVHGRQAEGGLVEDGVKAHEDGVKETLSPAMDILVSSNFERLLWFLAYDVYSTSSDAVSQRRSQAGDHVRQWLSDLKTEGGFAVDSQILKKAQSDFASYRVSDDETIKTIKNIFHAGPSKSYVLDPHSAIGIAAALQSAEVSKPPSTHHIALATAHPAKFANAVELALPEQKEYFKEKVLPNEFKGLEDKPRRVSHAKKSEGWQGVRKIVVAEVEAELQAAEQEGQ